The sequence tCTAAAGTAATGGGACAGTTCAGAAACAGATGGACAATATAGGTTTACCTGTTCAGAGACGGCCTCAGCATCTGTATCATATACCTTTCTCAATGACTCCGATTGGGTGAAAGTATTGAAGTAGGTATTTGTACTTTCTTCATTGTTAACATAATTGTCctcaacaaaaaaagaattcacGAATTCCTCTTCCTGGGTATTTTCATATGAATTGTGCTCAATGTTAGATTCATTTCTAAAATGGGCATCGTCAAATGAGGGGTTTGGAAAAGACGTTTGGTCTTGCTGAAAGGTGGTTCCTATTGAGTGATTGTGATAGCCAGAAACCATGATTCTACTGCTCTCCCCTTCATCACCCCCACCTTCAGTTGTTCCCCCAGGTTTCTTCATCAGACGACACAAAACAAAAGTCCTCTGCAAAATGctcaaaattgttataaatgcTAAAACCTAAAATAGCCATTGATATATGTCAAAGGCTATAGAACagtgaagaaaaataaagaaggaTAATTTGCAATGAGTGTTAAAATTCTCCAAAACGCGAACTAACCTGGCTTTGGTGAAAGGTGACAGCATGGTATTCGTGAATAACCCAGTTGGATTTCTGACCACGTGAAACGCGACCTTTGTAGTAAACAAGAGTCTTCTTTGTGGCAATGAGAGTGTTGGAGTCGGAGCTTCTAATCTCACGATCTTTTCCGGTGGGTTTCCAGAAGCCACACTTGGTTGTCCTGTTAATTCTTTTACTGTTTGAATACTTGAAATCAACAGGACTAAAGAAAAACCATTCTGGGAAATCGAATTGTGCATCTGATTCCCCCAATAACACTgttttaaacaacaaaaaagaaaagataagaggaagataaagaagaaaggaTGGTTGCATGAAGATGCATGGAGTGTTAAACGTTTAGATTATTACTTGGCACGTCCCAAGGTTCCACTTGACAAAGGTCAATGTCGGGGATGACGTCGTGGACTTGAGGATCATCACCGAGCAACCTATGTCTGAGGTAATAGTCCACAAGTTCTTCTTCTGTGGGACGGAAACCGAATCCTACAACATCATCCATTGGTTTTGGTGAACACTTAACTTTGTAGTTTGCAATTgcaacaaagaaagaaagatggGAAGGTGGTGAAGCAGTTACTAACAAAGGAAAATGGAAAGCTCAGtgtttttgtgttgtgtgttgtgATGTGCTTTGGAAATGAATTTATAATGCAAAAAAGTCGTTACTGACTTTACTCCTTAGCTGACAAGCTATCGttggaaaatacaaaaaaagaaacaaaaagcaAAGGAAACCATGTTGTGCTGTTATATGAAGGATATTTGTTATCTTATTATCATCGGTACGTAGCAAATGAAAACCGAACATTCTAGaggttatatataatattcaacaATATCCTAAAAAGTTATATTCGGGTTTCATCAtaacatcaaatttttttacctcGCTGTAATACTTGACTTGTTTTAAGAACCATTTGTTTTTGTCTACTCCATGTccacattaatatatatatatatatatatatatatatgatttttcttctatttttatttttcgttACATCATTTATATGGTAAATGACGAAGTTAAGAACAAGAAACTTCTACCGCACACACAACTCGCATGTAACTTTCTAATAAATctaccatttaaaaaaaaattaaatacgcATGCAATTCCCTTTGTGGTTGATATGAGATTAAACTTGGGCACGAAATTTCCATTAAACAATTTTGCAAGGGAAAGTAAAAAAATCGAcgttaaaattaacttataataagataaaaaatttaatatataaactaatttaaagagTAGAGTTTAGAAGTTGTAAGTGATGTTCTCAGCATTGCTGAACTCAAGAGTTTGATGTCAGCTACACAagtattcttcttcttctcctttacCTTCTGTCCCTTCTTGGAAATGGGGTAAGGTTTCAGAATCCGCgtagattttaattttctattgtGCATgagaaaataagaatataaataaaaacataactttCATATCTCTAAAGTTCAAACACATTTATTTTTGTCccatttaaatttatcaaattctgattttttttctttcaaaaatagtTACTTTTAACATTAACTTTAGCTATTATTATCAGAGTTATGAtatgttaacaaaatatttttaacaaagaTTCGACAAACTTTcctatttagataaaaaaatattattttattattttattttaattaaaaataaaaaattaatcaattttaattatatttttagaaattttgttaactttgtcAAAATTTTGCTTGTCATCATAAGTTTAATATTGAAGATAAAACTAGCAATTGGCCAGTAGTGCGTGCTTGACACTCTTGccttcttaaaataaaaagaaaatatagatgACAAATTCTATTGGTCTACACGCTCTTGCTTTATACACACCATTTGACTAAGGTAAGACacaattctaataatttttttagatataatctcttaagaattttattgtaaaaaaaaaaaaatatatatatatatatatataattaaattaaaatataaaaaatatataattaaaataataatataattaatagtcaaaattattattttattgttttgagtTTCGTTAAAAACTCTATCATtacaatcacaaaaaaaatgcaaagagcaaagaaaaacattacactgtcctttttaaaaatattagttgttaagatatttgcttgctaaaaagatttaatttttctctaaaaatTTCAGATATcgtcttttaacttttattactgTATATCATCTTTACATCTCTTCTTACATTTTGAGttaatgtatataaaaaaaaaaaacagttgcaaagtaaaattataagatattatgtaaaaaaagacaattataaaaaaattacaaatatataaaataggtgtaagtaaaatatatcatgCATATGTGACAAATGTATATTCACTTTTTCTtattactataataaaataattaatgttatcgtatttattattattattattgttattattatataatgaatgatttataaaattttattataaatatttttttgaaggtagttttctttattgtaagtaattaattaaagtttaaaaaataattaattttttttaaaaataaaatatcaataaaagtaaaattataatgaaatatgtACAGCAAAAATTATTATGAGATGATtacagaaattatttttttgttaattatgttaaaaattcaaatttgataTTGTTTACTTGACACGTCCATAATTTAGAACTGGTAAGAAACTTCGAATAGAATAACATAAAGGTATTACTGAAAAACTGTTTCTCATatcaccattaaataaagaaagaataatattttgttattgcaTCACTGTGAAACTTGCTCTACAAGGTTTTTGGCTTCCCCTACCATCTGAATCCATTGTCCTTCTCCATTTACttgtgacaaaaatataaaatctttggAATCAATTTTTCCTTGTGGTTGCCCCCACCAATCTAAGCCATTCTATTGGTGCACTTAATGGTTTGATTTGTTATCTTTACTCATTCTTCTGTCAAATAATACACAGTTCTGTTAAAATATGATTGTTTCTTAAAGCCATCATAAGATCATAGTTTCTGTTATGTCCTTAGGCTCATTTATGAATGGTAGTTTGTTATGCTTTACCCTTCTCAGTCATCTCAGAGTGCATAAATTTAAAGGTTCTTGTGATAACTGcagttttcataaatttaaagttcTTTCCTTCTCAATCtagaaaaactaacaaactaCATAATTCAACTCTGAATTGCACACAATACATGGATACACCAATACACTTTCCTCTGTCAAGGACAACAGTCTAACAGAGTATTCTTTCTCCATAAAGTGCAAATAAACTATACACATTTCTTAATTACATATCACAAATATACTCCTCATACATACCAGCAGTTATCCTGCAGAGTTTAACAAACTTAGAATGTATAACTGTTAATTGTTTCCAATTATACTCTTAATAGACAATATATCTTATACGAAATTGATTTCCTACTAGAGGACACAACATATTAACTACTACCAATACATTggtaaaagtaatttaaaagaaaatgatttttaacaTCTAAATTATGACAACTTAATCTTATAACTTGAGGTGGTATCTTCTAAATAGTTtcccattttttcattttcttttatttctctatattccaaaactacttaaaaaataacacctcaacttataaaaaaaaattataaaaatttagttatcaaaatatcattgttctaACTTAAATCATAAATTGTATCATATTTGatcatatttattctttaatgatattatttttcctttcttcatGAAATGGACCGAGAACTAGAAACTTCAGTGCAATTAATCTCCAAAACTCCATTTGGAGTTGAATCACAAGAGGATGATTCCATTCTCCAAAATCCATCTCCAATCAtactttcttttgtttcttgatTTGTTGATGCatcatcagcaacatcttttgATAATTTCAACCTTTTTGATGAATGGTATTCgtcataattgaaatatttatcgTGAACAAATGAACTATCCACGATATTTGTGTCCTGTAACCATTCCAATTGGAAACATCAGACTAATTCAACTTTTGAAGTGCTTAAGAGAAATATAAGTAATATCAAGATTTACCTTTTGagaaaaattatcaacaaaagTACAACTACTTTCTTCATCATTATCTAAGTTTTCATCGGCTAAAATTCGATTCAGGTATTCATCTTGCATAAAGCTCTTTTCATTTCCAAAACAGACATTGTTTAGTGGATAATTTGGAAAAGATGCTTCTTCTCGTGGAGACGGTTGTATTTGGGAGACGTATGTCTCTGTCTGAGGATCAGCCAGAAAGATTGTTTCCACTCCTGAAAAAGTACCTCCCTGAAAAAATTCATGTAAGAAACAACTACAGTTCTCAGCATGTTTCACAAGACAGAGTGTAAATATGTCTATCACGGATTATTCAGCTTACATATGGAATTCCTTCTTCTGTTGCCTGATTTTCATAGTCAAAAACCTTGATTATGCTGGGCTCCTCTTCACCACAGATTGGTGGATCGGTTCCCCCTTCAGTTGTTTTCCCAGATTTTCTCATCAAGCGGCATAAAACAAAACACCTCTGCAAAATTTTGAGCACAATCAGCATTTATTTCATAGAGTTCATACAAACAAAAGTCAACAAAAACC is a genomic window of Vigna unguiculata cultivar IT97K-499-35 unplaced genomic scaffold, ASM411807v1 contig_479, whole genome shotgun sequence containing:
- the LOC114172053 gene encoding NAC domain-containing protein 83-like, coding for MDDVVGFGFRPTEEELVDYYLRHRLLGDDPQVHDVIPDIDLCQVEPWDVPMLLGESDAQFDFPEWFFFSPVDFKYSNSKRINRTTKCGFWKPTGKDREIRSSDSNTLIATKKTLVYYKGRVSRGQKSNWVIHEYHAVTFHQSQRTFVLCRLMKKPGGTTEGGGDEGESSRIMVSGYHNHSIGTTFQQDQTSFPNPSFDDAHFRNESNIEHNSYENTQEEEFVNSFFVEDNYVNNEESTNTYFNTFTQSESLRKVYDTDAEAVSEQGDNTMNISTVCSKYPNSDEYHSSKEFDSELSNVDVHEGVCMPSPIHEKKQEKKKKKKSIFSFF
- the LOC114172048 gene encoding NAC transcription factor 29-like; translated protein: MFHSNYKHRVQYSPKSMGKIVGVGFRPTEQELVDFYLKHKLLGDDSRVDVIPVIDLCHVEPSDVPGILAKSRIRFGDPDWFFFSPVDFKYSNSKRVNRKTEKGFWKATGKDRDISSWNTNTLIATKKNLVYYTGIVSCGVKSYWVIHEYHAVTFHESERCFVLCRLMRKSGKTTEGGTDPPICGEEEPSIIKVFDYENQATEEGIPYGGTFSGVETIFLADPQTETYVSQIQPSPREEASFPNYPLNNVCFGNEKSFMQDEYLNRILADENLDNDEESSCTFVDNFSQKDTNIVDSSFVHDKYFNYDEYHSSKRLKLSKDVADDASTNQETKESMIGDGFWRMESSSCDSTPNGVLEINCTEVSSSRSIS